The proteins below are encoded in one region of Fibrella aestuarina BUZ 2:
- a CDS encoding TolC family protein → MRRLFFFLLSGLLGLTSGANAGPSQSAPGVDAPGESTPGLDSLVVTLRQADSLFLRNNLLLLAERFRIDAARAQVLQASLYDNPVVELELSAYNAPARRVLDVGREGQKILSVNQLLYTAGKRNKRIALATEAARLSEYELLDLLRNLRFELRSRFYSLYFRQQTLRHFEQQLGTLQTTVTAYETQYNRSNVSLRELLRLKALLFQLSNDRTDLIFQLADDQLALQTLVSTTQPIRPRVVDEALSRYRMPTQPDDSLRVQATRNRPDLKATESLTRQAELNLTLQRALAKPDLRVGGTYDQAGSYVQHYVGLTISTDLPLFNRNQGAIEVARNQIGYQRQLQRQKEQQIGNEVTTALLKVREVERRVQSVERPFAEQFEQLNRGVVTNFQKGNLTLLEFVDLIETYTASIQQINRLKAERVSAYEELNYLIGNDLAN, encoded by the coding sequence ATGCGGCGGCTATTCTTCTTTCTTCTTTCAGGGTTATTGGGCTTGACTTCAGGGGCAAACGCAGGCCCCTCGCAGTCTGCGCCCGGCGTGGATGCGCCCGGCGAGTCCACGCCGGGCTTAGATTCGCTGGTGGTGACGCTACGGCAGGCCGATAGTTTATTTCTTCGAAACAACCTGCTGCTGCTGGCCGAACGGTTCCGGATCGACGCGGCCCGGGCGCAGGTCTTGCAGGCTAGTCTCTACGACAACCCGGTGGTTGAGCTGGAACTGAGCGCCTACAATGCCCCCGCCCGGCGGGTACTTGATGTGGGCAGGGAGGGGCAGAAAATCTTGTCGGTCAATCAGTTACTCTACACGGCGGGCAAACGCAACAAGCGCATCGCGCTGGCCACCGAAGCGGCCCGGCTGAGCGAATACGAACTGCTGGATTTGCTCAGAAACCTGCGTTTTGAACTGCGCAGCCGGTTTTACTCGCTGTATTTCCGACAGCAGACGCTCCGCCACTTTGAGCAGCAGCTGGGTACGTTGCAAACGACCGTCACGGCCTACGAAACCCAGTATAACCGGAGTAACGTGTCGTTGCGGGAATTGCTGCGGTTAAAAGCGCTGCTGTTTCAACTGAGCAACGACCGTACGGACCTGATCTTCCAACTGGCCGACGATCAGCTGGCCCTACAAACGCTGGTGTCGACCACGCAACCGATTCGGCCGCGGGTAGTCGACGAGGCGCTGAGCCGCTACCGGATGCCCACCCAACCCGATGATTCGCTGCGGGTGCAGGCCACACGCAATCGCCCCGACCTGAAAGCCACCGAGTCGCTCACCCGGCAGGCCGAACTGAACCTGACGTTGCAGCGGGCACTGGCCAAACCCGACCTGCGTGTGGGGGGGACGTATGATCAGGCGGGCAGTTACGTGCAGCATTACGTAGGCCTGACAATCAGCACCGACCTGCCCCTGTTCAACCGCAATCAGGGCGCTATCGAGGTGGCCCGGAACCAGATCGGGTACCAGCGGCAACTCCAGCGCCAGAAAGAACAACAGATTGGTAATGAAGTGACCACCGCCCTGCTGAAAGTGCGCGAGGTGGAGCGCCGGGTGCAGAGCGTCGAGCGGCCGTTTGCCGAGCAGTTCGAGCAACTGAACCGGGGCGTGGTGACCAACTTCCAGAAAGGCAACCTGACCCTGCTCGAATTCGTCGATCTGATCGAGACCTACACGGCCAGCATTCAGCAGATCAACCGGCTCAAAGCCGAGCGCGTGAGTGCCTACGAAGAACTTAACTACCTCATTGGAAACGACTTAGCCAACTGA
- a CDS encoding DinB family protein translates to MTLATARPDVLGAIQHITDWFNSPGLADAWTRPQGEKWTIEQEVAHLLRSTYGLVQLYGEPARVNWRPTDRPSRSYDEIVAQYNAGLEQLPPTTNAAIRETQPKSLVEQNTAWHQTLAAVEALLPTLSDMDLTGNTVWKHPILGPVTGLEMLFFTTHHTYHHLASLKRKQGNDER, encoded by the coding sequence ATGACGTTAGCCACCGCACGCCCCGATGTTCTCGGAGCAATTCAACACATCACCGACTGGTTCAACAGCCCCGGCCTGGCCGATGCCTGGACCCGCCCACAGGGCGAAAAATGGACCATCGAGCAGGAAGTTGCGCACCTGCTCCGAAGCACGTATGGCCTCGTGCAACTCTATGGCGAACCGGCGCGGGTCAACTGGCGCCCCACCGACCGACCTTCTCGCTCGTACGATGAGATCGTGGCTCAGTACAACGCCGGGCTGGAGCAACTCCCTCCCACCACCAACGCAGCCATCCGGGAAACTCAACCCAAATCGCTGGTCGAGCAGAACACCGCCTGGCACCAGACCCTGGCGGCGGTGGAGGCGCTGTTACCCACCCTCTCCGACATGGACTTGACCGGCAATACCGTCTGGAAGCACCCCATTCTGGGGCCGGTTACGGGGCTGGAAATGCTCTTTTTCACTACCCACCACACCTATCACCACCTAGCCAGCCTGAAGCGGAAGCAGGGGAATGATGAGCGATAA
- the rpsU gene encoding 30S ribosomal protein S21 — protein sequence MIIINVKENESIDKALKRFKKKFEKTGVLRQLRARTAFQKPSISRRKDVIRAAYKEKMYGNHTQQ from the coding sequence ATGATTATCATTAACGTAAAAGAAAACGAGTCGATTGATAAAGCCTTGAAACGCTTTAAGAAGAAATTCGAGAAGACGGGTGTGTTGCGTCAGCTGCGCGCACGTACGGCCTTCCAGAAGCCTTCTATTAGCCGTCGCAAGGATGTCATTCGCGCTGCCTACAAAGAAAAAATGTACGGCAACCACACGCAACAGTAG
- a CDS encoding response regulator transcription factor, translated as MRKIVIIEDDRRIAQNISRGLQQEGYATEVVYEGENGRQLALRPEVELVILDLTLPGISGFEVCRSVRAERPHLPIIMLTALSEVEDKIEGLSLGADDYMVKPFDLRELIARVATCFRRADLRQEQKTDDVWQVANLTVNVDKKEVKRGDVVIDLTAREFALLEYLIRNRGRVLAKIDIAETVWGLNFDPGTNVVEVYINYLRKKIDRDFDPKLIHTRPGMGYVLKEEA; from the coding sequence ATGAGAAAAATTGTGATTATTGAAGACGACCGCCGGATTGCCCAGAACATCAGCCGGGGCCTGCAACAGGAAGGCTATGCCACCGAGGTTGTCTACGAAGGCGAAAACGGGCGGCAACTGGCCCTGCGCCCGGAGGTGGAACTGGTGATTCTGGATCTGACCCTGCCGGGGATCAGCGGTTTCGAGGTGTGTCGGTCGGTGCGGGCCGAGCGCCCCCATCTGCCGATCATTATGCTGACGGCGTTGAGCGAGGTCGAGGATAAAATCGAAGGGCTGTCGTTGGGGGCCGATGATTACATGGTGAAGCCCTTCGACCTGCGCGAGCTAATTGCCCGGGTAGCCACCTGTTTCCGGCGGGCCGATCTGCGGCAGGAACAGAAAACCGACGACGTCTGGCAGGTCGCGAACCTGACCGTCAACGTCGATAAAAAAGAAGTAAAACGGGGCGACGTGGTCATTGACCTGACCGCCCGCGAATTTGCCCTGCTCGAGTACCTGATCCGAAATCGGGGGCGGGTGCTGGCCAAAATCGACATTGCCGAGACGGTCTGGGGCCTCAATTTCGACCCCGGCACCAACGTCGTGGAGGTCTACATCAATTACCTGCGCAAGAAAATAGACCGCGATTTCGACCCCAAGCTCATTCATACCCGGCCCGGCATGGGCTATGTGCTGAAAGAGGAAGCATGA
- a CDS encoding alpha/beta hydrolase, with translation MAQEHTLTVARTARYYILGGMPLDGNSPGTLPATTKHVWFVLHGYGQLAQYFIRRFDVVANDETVVVAPEGLSRLYLNGEFSKVGASWITREARDHEITDYVTYLDQLYDRLLGDLEPGTFTVTLLGFSQGAATACRWLNASDRLRVDRLILWAGFFPNGLSDVIDLGKLANVPVQYVYGEQDEYIEQMPDSAAYLRQLQTELPRLELIPFAGKHTVERSVLTTLLG, from the coding sequence ATGGCGCAGGAACACACCCTGACCGTAGCGCGTACAGCCCGGTATTATATATTGGGCGGCATGCCGTTGGACGGCAATTCGCCAGGTACGTTGCCAGCGACCACCAAGCACGTCTGGTTTGTGCTGCACGGCTACGGGCAACTGGCGCAGTATTTCATTCGCCGGTTCGATGTGGTGGCCAACGACGAAACGGTGGTGGTGGCCCCGGAAGGCCTGTCGCGGTTGTACCTCAACGGCGAATTCAGCAAGGTGGGGGCTTCGTGGATAACCCGCGAAGCACGCGATCACGAAATCACCGATTATGTCACGTACCTGGATCAGCTGTACGACCGGCTGCTGGGCGACCTGGAGCCAGGTACGTTCACCGTGACGCTGCTGGGCTTTTCGCAGGGGGCGGCCACGGCCTGCCGCTGGCTCAACGCCAGTGATCGGCTGCGCGTTGACCGGTTAATTCTTTGGGCCGGTTTCTTCCCGAATGGCCTGTCCGACGTGATTGACCTGGGCAAACTGGCCAACGTACCGGTTCAATATGTCTATGGCGAGCAGGATGAATACATCGAACAGATGCCCGATTCGGCGGCGTACCTGCGCCAGCTACAGACCGAGCTGCCCCGCCTCGAACTTATCCCGTTTGCGGGGAAACACACCGTCGAGCGGTCGGTGCTGACCACTTTACTAGGGTGA
- a CDS encoding cysteine-rich CWC family protein has protein sequence MTKTCPRCQQPFACRPEAIHDCDCAKLTLTSAERDRIRAHTEQTLGGYVCLCNRCLTELAAQPLPSKNK, from the coding sequence ATGACGAAGACCTGCCCCCGATGCCAGCAGCCGTTCGCGTGTCGGCCTGAAGCCATCCACGATTGTGACTGTGCCAAGCTGACGCTGACATCCGCAGAACGGGACCGCATTCGGGCGCATACCGAGCAGACACTGGGTGGGTACGTTTGCCTCTGTAACCGCTGCCTGACGGAATTGGCCGCCCAGCCCCTACCGTCTAAAAACAAATAG
- a CDS encoding HAMP domain-containing sensor histidine kinase, producing the protein MTIRNRIALQFSLIVASILIVFSIVIYLVSATYRREEFYDRLKNKGRTTVRFLVEVKEVDQDMLKIIDRNTLTALFDEKVLVFDAQNKLIYASVDDQVINYSPALLAEVRQKKDVETFSGENELIGLLYRQNGRDLVILASANDRFGKSKLANLRLTLGWGLLVGLSVTIGLGVFFAGQSLRPISQINYQVSTITAGNLQQRLAEGNRRDEIAQLAINFNTVLQRLQQAFEQQRSFVSQTSHQLRTPLAALKSEIQLGLQRPLTVPEHVEILHNLLSDTDRLIGLTNSLLYLARTLETIHQLPFHPVRVDDAAFAAKDELLSAKPTYRIDIDYDGIPQTENDTLIDGHEELLKQVLLNLFDNACKYSPDHRAVVRIHTDEQYCQIDVRDQGIGLAEADQARIFEPFYRAPNAQDYQGFGIGLSICARLVALHRGRLTVSSQLGQGSVFSVILPHL; encoded by the coding sequence ATGACCATACGCAACCGCATTGCGCTTCAGTTTTCGCTGATTGTCGCCTCTATCCTGATCGTTTTTTCGATCGTTATCTACCTGGTATCGGCCACGTATCGCCGCGAGGAATTCTACGATCGGCTGAAAAACAAGGGCCGGACCACCGTGCGTTTTCTGGTAGAGGTTAAAGAGGTGGATCAGGACATGCTCAAGATCATCGACCGGAACACGCTGACGGCCCTGTTCGACGAAAAAGTGCTCGTTTTCGACGCCCAGAACAAGCTCATCTACGCCAGTGTTGATGATCAGGTCATCAACTATTCGCCGGCTTTACTGGCCGAGGTGCGGCAGAAAAAAGACGTTGAAACCTTCAGCGGCGAGAACGAACTGATCGGCCTGCTTTACCGGCAAAATGGCCGCGACCTGGTCATCCTGGCGTCGGCTAACGATCGATTTGGCAAGAGCAAGCTGGCCAACCTGCGCCTCACGCTGGGCTGGGGGCTGCTGGTGGGCCTGAGTGTGACCATCGGGCTGGGCGTTTTCTTCGCCGGGCAGTCGTTGCGGCCCATCAGTCAGATCAACTATCAGGTGTCGACCATCACGGCGGGGAACCTGCAACAGCGGCTGGCGGAAGGTAACCGGCGCGACGAGATCGCCCAACTGGCCATCAATTTCAACACGGTATTGCAGCGGCTGCAACAGGCGTTTGAGCAACAGCGGAGTTTTGTGTCGCAGACGTCGCATCAGCTCCGCACGCCGCTGGCCGCCCTGAAGTCGGAGATTCAACTCGGTCTGCAACGACCGCTTACGGTGCCCGAGCACGTCGAGATTCTGCACAACCTGCTCTCGGATACCGATCGGCTCATTGGCCTCACCAACAGCCTGTTGTACCTGGCCCGTACGCTCGAAACCATCCATCAGCTGCCGTTCCATCCGGTGCGGGTCGATGATGCCGCCTTTGCTGCCAAAGACGAACTGCTGAGCGCCAAACCAACGTACCGCATCGACATTGATTACGATGGCATCCCTCAGACGGAGAACGACACGCTCATCGACGGGCACGAAGAACTACTGAAGCAGGTGCTGCTGAACCTATTTGACAATGCCTGCAAATACTCGCCCGACCACCGGGCCGTGGTGCGCATTCATACCGACGAGCAGTACTGCCAGATTGACGTGCGCGATCAGGGCATTGGCCTGGCGGAAGCCGATCAGGCTCGGATTTTCGAGCCATTCTATCGGGCACCCAACGCGCAGGACTACCAGGGCTTCGGCATCGGGCTGTCGATCTGCGCGCGACTGGTGGCGTTGCATCGGGGGCGGCTTACCGTCAGCAGTCAGTTGGGGCAGGGAAGCGTCTTTTCGGTGATATTGCCTCATTTATAG
- a CDS encoding methionine aminotransferase has product MQSKLPNVGTTIFTVMSKLAAEVGALNLSQGFPSFAADPALIELVAQAMRDGHNQYAPMPGVASLREAIALKTNTLYGSHYHPDHEVTITSGATEALFAAITAVVQPGDEVLVFEPAYDSYVPAIELAGGHPIYVSLAPPDYGIDWDQVRLLVTPRTRLVVVNTPHNPTGRVWTGEDMHELAALAEAHNLLVVADEVYEHIRFDGRTHHSLASYPVLRERTFVIGSFGKTFHITGWKIGYCLAPPALTVEFRKVHQFLTFSVSTPMQHALATYLTQPDRYTTLPNFYQQKRDLFLSALAGSRFTFLPTEGTFFQNVSYAGLTDEPDHELAVRLTRDIGVASIPVSVFYQQRTDYHILRFCFAKDDTMLLEAGQRLNDWSLRV; this is encoded by the coding sequence ATGCAGTCCAAATTACCCAACGTAGGCACCACCATCTTTACCGTCATGTCGAAACTGGCGGCTGAAGTGGGCGCATTAAATCTGTCGCAGGGATTCCCCAGTTTCGCAGCCGACCCTGCCCTCATTGAACTGGTTGCTCAGGCCATGCGCGACGGGCATAACCAGTATGCCCCCATGCCGGGCGTAGCGTCGTTGCGCGAAGCCATCGCTCTGAAAACCAATACCCTATACGGGAGCCATTACCATCCCGACCACGAGGTTACCATTACATCGGGCGCTACGGAAGCGCTGTTTGCGGCCATTACGGCGGTGGTGCAGCCTGGCGATGAGGTTCTGGTGTTTGAACCGGCCTACGATAGCTACGTACCCGCGATCGAACTGGCGGGGGGCCACCCCATCTACGTGTCGCTTGCCCCACCCGACTATGGCATCGACTGGGATCAGGTACGTTTGCTCGTGACGCCACGTACCCGGCTGGTCGTTGTCAATACGCCGCATAACCCCACGGGCCGCGTCTGGACGGGCGAGGATATGCACGAACTGGCCGCACTGGCCGAGGCGCATAACCTGCTGGTGGTGGCCGACGAGGTGTACGAACATATCCGCTTCGACGGACGTACCCACCACTCGCTGGCGAGTTATCCGGTGCTGCGCGAGCGAACGTTCGTGATCGGCTCGTTCGGCAAAACGTTTCACATCACGGGCTGGAAAATCGGGTACTGCCTGGCCCCGCCCGCCCTGACCGTCGAGTTTCGGAAGGTGCATCAGTTTCTGACGTTCAGCGTGTCGACGCCGATGCAGCACGCGCTGGCAACGTACCTGACTCAGCCTGACCGCTACACCACGCTGCCCAATTTCTACCAGCAGAAGCGCGACCTCTTCTTGTCGGCGCTGGCGGGCTCCCGCTTCACGTTTTTGCCCACGGAAGGCACCTTTTTCCAGAACGTGTCCTACGCCGGCCTGACCGACGAGCCCGACCACGAACTGGCCGTGCGCCTGACGCGCGACATTGGCGTGGCGTCCATTCCGGTATCGGTTTTTTACCAGCAGCGCACCGACTACCATATCCTGCGTTTCTGTTTCGCCAAAGACGACACCATGTTGCTGGAAGCGGGCCAGCGCCTCAACGACTGGTCACTACGGGTATGA
- a CDS encoding DUF4442 domain-containing protein, with translation MKPAFLQTTRTESAKTWRFRTLMNWYPMFFGTGGKILFWSGDSREVQLRLRRNVWTYNYVGTIFGGSMFAASDPFYMLMLYRILGNEYVVWDKAASIRFRKPGRTTLYAQFLLTDELIDAIRADVAQHGQTERVLPLAWVDADGTVHAQIERTVYVADKAHYEQKKQDRQSSRFSR, from the coding sequence ATGAAACCCGCTTTTTTGCAGACTACACGCACCGAATCGGCCAAAACCTGGCGCTTTCGGACACTCATGAACTGGTACCCGATGTTTTTCGGTACGGGAGGTAAAATCCTGTTCTGGTCGGGGGATTCGCGCGAGGTGCAGCTACGGTTGCGGCGCAACGTCTGGACCTACAACTACGTCGGGACCATCTTCGGCGGGAGCATGTTCGCCGCCTCCGACCCGTTTTACATGCTGATGCTTTACCGAATTCTGGGAAACGAGTATGTCGTTTGGGACAAAGCCGCCAGCATTCGGTTTCGCAAGCCGGGCCGCACCACGCTTTACGCCCAGTTTCTCCTGACCGACGAGCTAATCGACGCGATTCGGGCCGACGTGGCGCAGCACGGCCAAACGGAACGTGTGCTGCCACTAGCCTGGGTCGATGCCGACGGCACGGTGCATGCCCAGATCGAGCGAACCGTCTACGTGGCCGACAAAGCCCATTACGAACAGAAAAAACAGGACCGCCAGTCGTCGCGTTTTTCGCGCTGA
- the rodA gene encoding rod shape-determining protein RodA, which translates to MARNAELTRNIDTLTLLLYIGCVLMGWLNVYAAVYSPEEQTSIFDLSTNAGKQLMWIGTSVLLIIAVLVIDHKFYDTFAFVFYLFMIAMLLLVMVAGANIKGSRSWFKIGSFLLQPAEFTKMTTSLALAKYLDQPGINLTKRKDLLWVGGIIGLPALLIILSNETGSMLVFSSFVIMLYREGLPGWIPLTGVVLAALLILALIVPPLYLFAGIAVLCGLVILLMPRYNRTARNIIGIALVGGAMMLTATGVDFFVNKVLQPHQRNRIKVLIDPNVDPLGVGWNVTQAKIAIGSGRLQGKGFLEGTQTKFDFVPEQSTDFIFCTIGEEHGFVGSLIVIALFMGLLARLVILAEKQRSKFARVYGYCVAGIIFFHVMVNIGMTIGLMPVIGIPLPFFSYGGSSLWSFTLLLFIFLKLDSRRTNSLFS; encoded by the coding sequence ATGGCCCGTAACGCTGAATTGACCCGAAATATTGATACCCTGACGCTGCTGCTCTACATTGGCTGCGTGCTGATGGGCTGGCTGAACGTCTACGCGGCGGTCTATAGCCCCGAAGAGCAAACGAGCATCTTCGACCTGTCGACCAATGCCGGTAAGCAACTGATGTGGATCGGTACGTCGGTCCTGCTGATCATCGCCGTGCTGGTGATCGACCATAAGTTCTACGACACCTTCGCCTTTGTGTTTTACCTGTTTATGATTGCGATGCTGCTGCTGGTGATGGTGGCGGGGGCAAATATCAAAGGCTCACGGTCCTGGTTCAAAATCGGTTCGTTCTTGTTGCAACCAGCCGAATTTACCAAGATGACCACCAGCCTGGCGCTGGCCAAGTACCTCGATCAGCCGGGGATCAACCTCACCAAGCGGAAGGATTTATTGTGGGTAGGGGGCATCATCGGCCTGCCCGCCCTCCTGATCATCCTTTCCAATGAAACGGGCTCGATGCTGGTGTTTTCGTCGTTTGTGATCATGCTGTATCGCGAAGGGCTCCCCGGCTGGATTCCGCTGACGGGGGTGGTATTGGCCGCGTTGCTCATTCTGGCGCTGATCGTGCCACCGCTGTACCTGTTTGCGGGCATCGCGGTGCTATGCGGCCTGGTGATTCTGCTCATGCCGCGCTACAACCGCACGGCCCGTAACATCATCGGCATTGCACTCGTAGGAGGCGCTATGATGCTGACCGCCACGGGCGTCGATTTCTTCGTCAACAAGGTGCTACAGCCCCACCAACGCAACCGGATCAAGGTGTTGATCGACCCGAACGTTGACCCGCTGGGCGTGGGCTGGAACGTAACACAGGCCAAAATCGCCATCGGCTCGGGGCGCCTGCAGGGCAAAGGGTTTCTGGAAGGCACCCAGACAAAGTTCGACTTCGTGCCCGAGCAAAGCACCGACTTTATTTTCTGCACCATCGGTGAAGAACACGGCTTTGTGGGCAGCCTGATCGTGATTGCGCTCTTCATGGGTTTACTGGCCCGACTGGTGATTCTGGCCGAAAAGCAGCGCAGCAAATTTGCCCGCGTTTACGGCTACTGCGTCGCGGGCATCATCTTCTTCCACGTGATGGTCAACATCGGCATGACCATTGGCCTGATGCCCGTGATCGGCATTCCGCTGCCCTTCTTCAGCTACGGTGGTTCGTCGCTCTGGTCGTTTACGCTGCTGCTGTTTATTTTCCTCAAACTCGACTCCCGCCGGACGAATTCGCTGTTTAGTTAA
- a CDS encoding MarR family winged helix-turn-helix transcriptional regulator: MTDETYCIAGRMRMLTRLVTNLYNEAFAQEAVTFAQASLLMYIFPQPGVRQTTLAKQLQIEKSAMNRDVQLLQRNGWLTDNIRQGLFLTDEGRQLAKRCHKIWKVLNEEVRTQLGPDAVSGLSTLSDQLTRLTKTDTTDV, from the coding sequence ATGACGGATGAAACGTATTGCATCGCCGGCCGGATGCGGATGCTGACGCGCCTGGTGACGAACCTCTACAACGAGGCATTCGCGCAGGAGGCCGTTACGTTTGCGCAGGCGAGTTTGCTGATGTACATCTTCCCGCAACCCGGCGTGCGGCAAACTACGCTGGCCAAGCAGCTTCAGATTGAAAAATCGGCGATGAACCGCGACGTGCAACTGCTGCAACGCAACGGCTGGCTGACCGACAACATCCGGCAGGGCCTGTTCCTGACCGACGAAGGGCGGCAGTTGGCCAAACGATGCCACAAAATCTGGAAAGTGCTGAATGAAGAGGTACGTACCCAGCTCGGTCCCGACGCCGTCTCCGGCCTCTCGACGCTATCCGACCAATTGACCCGGCTCACCAAAACAGACACCACTGACGTATGA
- a CDS encoding tyrosine-type recombinase/integrase: MTPTDPGSDFLRHIRYEKRLSHHTLLAYKNDLLQFTEFLAEQHPGTLPPAADHLLIRAWIVHLVESGLNKSTVNRKIATLRAYYGYLLRHQRISADPMQKIVALKQSSRLPTFVEEKPMETLLDDIDFADDFIGLRDKLVLELLYGTGIRLGELLGLKPTDINRFDRTITVLGKRNKHRIIPLVPPLLALIDQYEQQKRVFFDGKADPTALLVSDKGIPAYPVLIQRIVNKYLSLVTTLEKRSPHVLRHSFATHLLSRGADLNAIKDLLGHSSLAATQVYTHTSLEQLKKTYDQAHPKGGKPGES, from the coding sequence TTGACTCCAACCGATCCCGGCTCTGATTTTTTACGACACATCCGTTACGAAAAACGGCTTAGTCACCACACCCTGCTGGCGTATAAAAACGACCTGCTTCAGTTTACCGAGTTTCTGGCCGAACAGCACCCCGGTACGTTGCCTCCGGCCGCCGACCATCTGTTGATCCGGGCCTGGATTGTGCACCTGGTCGAAAGCGGGCTGAACAAGTCGACCGTCAACCGGAAGATTGCCACCTTGCGGGCCTACTACGGCTATTTACTTCGCCATCAGCGCATTAGCGCCGATCCGATGCAGAAGATTGTGGCGCTGAAACAGAGCAGTCGCCTCCCGACGTTCGTGGAAGAGAAGCCGATGGAAACGCTGCTCGACGACATCGATTTCGCCGACGACTTCATCGGGCTGCGCGACAAGCTGGTGCTGGAATTGCTCTACGGCACGGGCATCCGCCTGGGTGAACTCTTGGGCCTGAAACCCACCGATATCAACCGTTTCGACCGCACGATCACCGTGCTGGGCAAGCGCAACAAGCACCGGATCATCCCGCTGGTGCCGCCCCTGCTGGCGCTGATCGATCAATACGAGCAGCAAAAGCGGGTGTTTTTCGATGGCAAAGCCGACCCGACGGCGTTACTGGTCAGCGACAAGGGCATCCCCGCCTATCCGGTGCTCATTCAGCGGATCGTCAACAAGTACCTGTCGCTGGTGACGACGCTCGAAAAACGCAGCCCGCACGTGCTGCGCCATAGCTTTGCCACCCACCTGCTTAGCCGGGGGGCCGACCTCAACGCCATCAAAGACCTGCTGGGCCACAGCAGCCTGGCCGCCACGCAGGTGTACACACACACAAGCCTCGAACAGCTAAAAAAAACTTACGATCAGGCCCACCCGAAAGGCGGAAAACCCGGCGAATCCTGA
- a CDS encoding Ppx/GppA phosphatase family protein — protein sequence MKQAVIDLGTNTFHLLIVQKKPNAARPDSTYETLFRESRPAKIGRAAGGGGGINQRLITDDAIGRALDVLTYFRQVLDEHQIDPASVAVFGTSAIRVAQNQQAFVDQVRTQTGLLVRVISGDEEAGLIYRGVRASGALSDETALIMDIGGGSVEFIIGSADRLLWKQSFEIGGQRLMERFMGESDRLSPAAVGRLHSYFQEQLLPLTNAIHQYHPSVLVGSSGTFDTLIDMQYQHEQGVWPPAEQAAFELPIAEFYRAYELLLTRNHDERMAIPGMIELRVDMIVVAVVLIAFVLKTYGINAIRVSTYALKEGVLSGE from the coding sequence ATGAAACAAGCGGTTATCGACCTCGGCACGAATACCTTCCACCTCCTTATCGTCCAAAAAAAGCCGAACGCGGCCCGGCCGGATTCCACTTACGAGACGTTGTTTCGGGAAAGTCGGCCGGCCAAAATCGGGCGGGCGGCGGGTGGCGGCGGCGGGATCAACCAGCGCCTTATCACCGACGACGCCATTGGCCGCGCCCTCGACGTGCTAACCTACTTCCGGCAGGTGCTCGATGAGCACCAGATCGACCCCGCCAGTGTGGCCGTGTTTGGCACCAGCGCCATCCGGGTGGCGCAGAACCAGCAGGCGTTTGTCGATCAGGTACGTACCCAGACCGGCCTGTTGGTCCGCGTGATCTCGGGCGACGAAGAGGCGGGCCTCATCTACCGCGGTGTGCGGGCGTCAGGCGCGCTTTCCGACGAAACGGCGCTCATCATGGACATTGGTGGGGGCAGTGTCGAGTTCATCATCGGCAGCGCGGACCGGCTCCTCTGGAAGCAGAGCTTCGAGATTGGCGGGCAGCGGCTGATGGAGCGATTCATGGGTGAGTCCGACAGGCTGAGCCCCGCTGCCGTTGGGCGCTTGCACAGTTACTTTCAGGAGCAATTACTGCCGCTGACCAACGCGATTCACCAGTATCACCCGTCGGTACTCGTCGGCTCGTCGGGTACGTTCGACACGCTGATCGATATGCAGTATCAGCACGAACAGGGCGTTTGGCCGCCCGCCGAGCAGGCTGCGTTTGAACTACCAATCGCCGAATTTTACCGGGCTTACGAACTACTGCTCACGCGCAACCATGACGAGCGCATGGCCATCCCCGGCATGATCGAACTGCGCGTGGATATGATCGTGGTGGCCGTCGTGCTCATCGCCTTCGTGCTCAAAACCTACGGCATCAACGCCATTCGGGTGTCGACCTACGCGCTGAAAGAGGGGGTGCTTAGTGGGGAGTGA